Genomic window (Daucus carota subsp. sativus chromosome 5, DH1 v3.0, whole genome shotgun sequence):
GTCTTTTTTCATCTCAAATTACGTTTTGGATATATGGCGTAATAACACAACTTAGGTGAGGATTGAAATGCTTATTAAATTTACGGCAATgtcagaaaataaataaatcatgtTTTAGATAAAAATCGTACCTAACAATGAGTACTGTTGCAGATATTTTGGAGTCAACAAGAGTTAAAAGTGACAAGAGAACACGAAGATTGCGCCCTTGCAATGCTCCAACTCAAGATCAGGTTTGTTAATGCATCACCAAACTGTCATGCATGCACCTAAGCTCTTTCACTAAACTCCTTCCATTAAGACATCATTAATATAACCCACGTTGTGATTTGATAATTTAGGATGTTAAATGTTACCTAATCATGTGTATTTATGATGTGTGTGTATAGGTTGTTCCACAGTACGAAGGCAGACGAGAGAATGATGCTCCTAATGAAGAGAAAGAGCACCAACTCAATGCAGCTCCAGCTACTTaattacttatttatttgttaatccACAATTTGGTTTTAGATGATAGTAGCAGATTGGTGATTATGATTATTAGCATCTTACTAATGAATTATGAATGGTTTATATTGAATCATGCATGTGCTTTCGGATCTACTATTTGTATCTTCGAAATgaaaaatcaaagaatatttCTCTTTTCATTTTAAGCTTTTCTTCTTTTCATCCATTGGTCCATTGGTTGCAGTTCACGTGTAGAGATATCataaatactctctccgtctctaaatactttttgTACTTTTTACGTTTGCCAACACGTATTTTTGattgttaatatctttcatttcgtagtagcattaaatataaaacttcactgtattaaagtactcgtgagtacgaatccaacaagatcactcatgactatatttagttttatggattagatgtaaattagtaatttgtctcatgttatgaacagtaccgacatcacaaacaagaaaagaaaaaggaaacggagggagtaatgatattcgaaatatataaattatggtATGCCTGTCTGCCTGATACAAAATATCTCGTGCCCATACTGCTCATTTTGTTGCAAGACGCAGCAGATTTTATCGTTAGAACAGTAACCTAAACATAATTAAACGTCAAtctctcaaaaaaaaatccattctCACCCAACCCCTCTATAATTATAACCAAGCaagactatatttgtcgaacttcTGTAAAAAAATCTGttgaagattacacatcatttattatcatattaaactaatatattctatttacaacaatctaaatattaataacatattatttttaaactataATCAGCCAATATGATCAATACCATTGAAACACAATGTCTTAGATGTTAAGCAAATTTTAAGTAATATCTTATgagtccaatttagccaacgattataaccaacgccattggagatgctctaaccctGTCTATTCGAatcttgttttaattttttacaaataatatgttacaatattattttttcaaaataacatgacagatatataaataattttaagcaAGTGAATTAtgttaatgaaaaataaaaccaataaaatattgaaaattcgaGAAAAAGAGGGGAGACTCCATAAAAACTTTAGAACAATCCTCCATCAAAATACAACTATAAACATTAAAAATACTCCACATCTTTATTATTGTAAGATGAAGGTGACACATTAAAATATCATTAATAGCGCATATAGTTTGAGTCCTCAGGTGCAAAAGCGAAACTTTACACTTGTATCATTgtatttatcaattatataaaatatctttGAAGATCCTAAAAGTAATCAGCGTATCCAGCGAAAGATACGATCATCAAATGGCCCCtagtattcatttttttttttacatgtattttaatatattaaaaattatattgaatataattatttttataaaatttatagtctaaatttttgttcaatataagaattgaaagtttttatcaaatttagttattatttttacatcttAGTGTATGTGTCAAAAAGTTAAATCCCCTTACTATGGaatattgttatattattatttaaaaatttaagaatttaCTTCCTTCCTACTTGCTGACATAAtttatcttttgaaaaatttatccCTAGGAATTTACTCAATTGTATCAGAAAAGACTCTGACACGCTCGTTTACTCAGTTAATTTGTTATAAACcgataatgttttttttttctcacaaaaaaccGATAATGTTTAATTAAGCAGTTAATGATAAAATACCAGGTCAATTATCCTCAGCTAATACCAAAAGTGACTCGAGAATCAAGTTGAAGATACGGTgattaattaagtaattagtgGGCCAATTAAGGTAAATATAAGTGCTGATATTTTGAGGAGATATTTTTCTCCTTGTCCTATCTCGTGAGTATGTATTCGAGAATAATACAGGTCGAGTGTCTATATCAGGTGAGTTCTTTAATTTGGAATATGTAGATGGATAAAGTGATGAAGACAATGACCAActctatattattattgtttatttaattatttaacttgGTGTTTCAGTGTTTGGTCATGTCATGTGGTTGGATATGGCTTTTATAAAAGTGCCATTGGTGGCACAAGCAGCACCGGCTCTACTGCAATCTTCAATGAACTTCTTGTTTGGTTCTAAATATGTAAAAACATCTTTTACTCGAAAAAGAGAAAATTTTCGGTTGGTCTGATGAACAATATAAAGCTTAAAACTATACATGACGGTAAACATAAAATCAAGCTAGTTTAGCATTTGATTTTTCTCCCTTCTCATTTTGGACATCTGGATTTAGTTATAAAAACAAATGATTACATTTTTTTGGTGTATGACCAtaccatttagcaaaaaaattaaaaataaataaaaataccaAACACCAAATTTTACTCAGTGCTCTCAACTATATACATTTGAGAACGAAATGGAGATACGACACACACTTGCATAAGGGTAAATACATTAGAAAGGGACAAATCTTAGCCTATAGCGCCGCCATAATTGGTGGCGAACTCGTctcgaaaaaataaaaatagtggtCCGAAATGTAATAGTAGCCATGTACCGAGTAGTGGAGACTAGAGAAAATGAGCGGAAGGGAGGAAGTATAAATTTAGTTtatgaatgaaaatataatGTCTAAATATTCATgagaaaatatgaattttaaaactatattttatatgctcCTTAAAATAAGGATCAAGTAATGTAAAAAGAATAGAGAAACAAAAGAAGtattatttagatatttaatattattatatattttaagcaAGACCACAGTATATACAACGGAtcgatatttatttaatttccaCGCAAGGACACCAACTTATAATCAACAATGGAGTAGTGTTTAAGCTAATGACTACTCCAAATTGGTATGGCGAGATCGTATAACATCAGGACTCTGACCCAAACACTCTCCTAACTTAAAAACCACCATCtcaaacaacacaaacaaaGCTCCTTCATACAAACTCCCCATCGGAAGCACCTCCCTTTTCTTGCTATCAGCGCCGTCATTCGCCATCGTCTGCGCCGCCACATGAACAACAACATCTCCGCACTCCACCGCCGCCCTCGCCTCCGGCTGAGCCGTCACATAAACAACCCTAGCGCCACTATCTTTAGCAATCTTGCATAGAGCTTCGACGGTGGAGAAAAAACCCGGTCCGGCAGAAACGAGGAGGAGATCAGCGGAAGAAATAGGAGGGGTCGTCATATCGAAAATGCAGTGAGCGGAGAGACCGAGGTGAGCTAGCCTCATGCACAAGCCTTTCATCATCAGACCTTCTCGGCCGACTCCGTATACGAAGACCTTTGCGCCACGCTTAGCTGCGTTACTGAGCTCGTGAACCAGGGTGTctagtggaggtggggttgagGTGGGTTGGGTGAAGACTGAGCCGATCTGGCTGCAAATCTGTAGGCCTAGTTGAGACATTGGTGCCTCCTTGGCTTCACTCATTTCTTATCTCTGTTCTTTCAGATACACACACATCAGGCGTCTGTTTATTTTGGACAACGTTAACTAGGAAATATTAATGCAACTACATAAAACGATTTACTAGACCGATGAAAAAAGATTTTCTACGGAAATTAGATTTTTTAAGAAACGGGCAAATATCGCTGAGCAGAAGATAAGCATGTGGGCTCAGCTCACCCGGGGTGACATCAATCCTTATCctatcttttgtatttattctgAGTAAGAAACGTCCTCACTATCTTCATGTAGCATCTCATTTTCAAATCCTGTCACTcaatctatttatttttttgaggtggtttttttttttttttttgatatgcCAATTCAACTTTTAGCTGAGAAGTCTTCCAACCGGCCTTCATGATTGAAGATactctaataat
Coding sequences:
- the LOC108220546 gene encoding uncharacterized protein LOC108220546 yields the protein MSEAKEAPMSQLGLQICSQIGSVFTQPTSTPPPLDTLVHELSNAAKRGAKVFVYGVGREGLMMKGLCMRLAHLGLSAHCIFDMTTPPISSADLLLVSAGPGFFSTVEALCKIAKDSGARVVYVTAQPEARAAVECGDVVVHVAAQTMANDGADSKKREVLPMGSLYEGALFVLFEMVVFKLGECLGQSPDVIRSRHTNLE